In one window of Methanoculleus chikugoensis DNA:
- a CDS encoding BPL-N domain-containing protein gives MTGRTGLLWDTPLMFSRLIEDCGAACESVNPNMLASPFWRGRFAALIVPTGFANPAYSNLLPALRAAEGRIRRFVENGGRLLVFGAGCSRTDAYDWLPFPVTYSFAYGPRVVRFAGEGPFNSLFSGYDLDAVECDGSFPSHGGETLAATPDGEPLLVGKPLGSGMILVTSIHEYPSREFLKEFSCGDRETLF, from the coding sequence GTGACCGGCAGGACGGGGCTGCTCTGGGACACCCCCCTGATGTTTTCGCGGCTCATCGAGGACTGCGGCGCCGCTTGCGAATCGGTCAATCCGAACATGCTTGCGTCTCCCTTCTGGCGCGGGAGGTTTGCTGCGCTCATCGTGCCGACAGGGTTTGCGAACCCGGCCTACTCGAACCTTCTCCCCGCTCTCCGGGCGGCGGAAGGTCGTATCCGGAGGTTCGTCGAGAATGGCGGGCGGCTGCTGGTCTTCGGCGCGGGATGCTCGCGCACGGACGCTTACGACTGGCTCCCGTTCCCGGTGACCTACTCGTTTGCCTACGGGCCGCGTGTCGTCCGGTTTGCCGGGGAGGGGCCCTTCAACTCCCTTTTTTCGGGGTACGACCTCGACGCCGTCGAGTGCGACGGCTCGTTCCCGTCACACGGCGGCGAGACGCTTGCCGCCACCCCCGATGGCGAGCCGCTCCTCGTCGGGAAGCCGCTCGGCAGCGGGATGATCTTGGTCACCAGTATCCATGAGTACCCGTCGCGCGAATTCCTGAAGGAATTCTCCTGCGGAGATAGGGAAACATTATTTTAG
- a CDS encoding archease: MSFEELEHTADVLMRVRGADLAELFAEAGRAMFHVMYGPCEDKGVERRIEIEAENLESLLIDYLSELLFVTEVENTVFCTFDVDLRGTRLSAVLRGEPFDPARHSAGALIKGISYFGLEIVKEEEGYVVEIIFDI, encoded by the coding sequence ATGAGCTTCGAAGAACTGGAGCACACCGCCGACGTCCTCATGCGGGTGCGAGGCGCGGACCTGGCCGAACTCTTTGCCGAGGCAGGCCGCGCGATGTTCCACGTGATGTACGGCCCCTGCGAGGACAAGGGTGTCGAGCGGAGGATCGAGATCGAGGCGGAGAACCTCGAGTCGCTTCTCATCGACTACCTCTCGGAACTGCTCTTCGTCACCGAGGTCGAGAACACCGTCTTCTGCACCTTTGACGTCGACCTCCGGGGCACCCGGCTCTCCGCCGTCCTCAGGGGCGAGCCGTTCGACCCCGCGCGGCACTCGGCGGGAGCGCTCATCAAGGGCATATCCTACTTCGGGCTCGAAATCGTTAAAGAAGAAGAGGGCTACGTGGTGGAGATCATCTTCGATATCTGA
- the npdG gene encoding NADPH-dependent F420 reductase, with amino-acid sequence MKIGIVGGTGDIGEGMALRLSPKYDVIVGSREEVKAVATCDTCRETLQVQGMECSLMGVTNQRAVDEADIVVLAIPFKHVTPTLNTLTGFEEKIVVTPVNPIERTTYFTYAPPPEGSAAMMIKGMLPESATVCAAFNNIAANKWKMLDEELDYSVAVCCDDDGAKQKVMEVVNNVSRLRAYDAGPLAAASIVESVTPLLLNIARFNKMRDVGVKFV; translated from the coding sequence GTGAAGATCGGGATCGTTGGGGGAACCGGCGACATCGGGGAAGGCATGGCGCTCCGGCTCTCGCCGAAGTACGATGTGATCGTGGGATCGCGCGAGGAGGTAAAGGCGGTCGCGACCTGCGATACCTGCCGGGAGACCCTGCAGGTGCAGGGAATGGAGTGCAGCCTCATGGGCGTCACCAACCAGCGCGCGGTCGACGAGGCGGATATCGTTGTCCTCGCGATACCCTTCAAGCACGTGACTCCCACCCTGAACACCCTGACCGGGTTCGAGGAGAAGATTGTCGTCACCCCTGTCAACCCGATCGAGCGCACGACTTACTTCACCTACGCCCCCCCGCCGGAGGGCTCGGCGGCGATGATGATCAAGGGGATGCTCCCCGAAAGCGCGACCGTCTGTGCCGCGTTCAACAACATCGCCGCGAACAAGTGGAAGATGCTCGACGAGGAACTGGACTATTCGGTCGCCGTCTGCTGTGACGACGACGGGGCGAAGCAGAAAGTGATGGAGGTCGTCAACAATGTCTCACGCCTCCGCGCTTATGACGCGGGACCGCTTGCGGCTGCATCCATCGTCGAGAGCGTGACGCCCCTCCTCCTCAACATCGCCCGATTCAATAAGATGCGGGATGTCGGCGTGAAGTTTGTATAA
- a CDS encoding ATP-binding cassette domain-containing protein — protein MPVRVELADLVFARDSFVLRGSGTFDEGVHLVSGPVGSGKSTLALLLAGLLRPGSGAVRRHDVLSTQLLLQFPEHHVTSPTVAGEAASWELVPEEALALAELSARADDDPFHLSRGELKRLTLACALLNDPDLLLLDEPFSSLDCTAKKKACGMLEERDAGITIVFSHERAVLPRVDEIWEMEEGVLVARGSVPGAIPSWRHAPPYLRYALEQGARPMNIRLSDAREALCRIRG, from the coding sequence ATGCCGGTGAGGGTCGAACTTGCGGATCTCGTCTTCGCGCGGGACTCGTTCGTCCTCCGGGGCAGCGGCACATTCGACGAGGGCGTGCACCTGGTCAGCGGGCCGGTGGGGAGCGGGAAGTCGACGCTTGCTCTTCTGCTTGCCGGCCTGCTCCGGCCCGGGAGCGGGGCCGTCCGGCGGCACGACGTTCTGTCAACGCAGCTCCTGCTGCAGTTCCCCGAACACCACGTCACCTCTCCGACGGTTGCCGGGGAGGCCGCTTCCTGGGAGCTTGTGCCGGAGGAGGCGCTCGCGCTGGCGGAGTTGTCGGCGCGTGCGGACGACGACCCGTTCCACCTCTCCCGCGGCGAACTCAAGCGGCTGACCCTTGCCTGCGCGCTCCTGAACGATCCGGATCTGCTGCTGCTGGACGAACCGTTCAGTTCTCTCGACTGCACCGCGAAGAAGAAGGCCTGTGGGATGCTCGAAGAGCGGGATGCCGGCATCACGATCGTCTTTTCGCACGAGCGCGCGGTTCTTCCCCGGGTGGACGAAATCTGGGAGATGGAGGAAGGCGTTCTTGTGGCCCGCGGCAGCGTGCCCGGCGCGATCCCCTCCTGGCGGCACGCTCCGCCGTATCTACGATATGCTCTGGAACAGGGCGCCCGCCCTATGAACATCAGGCTCTCCGACGCCCGGGAGGCGCTATGCAGGATCCGCGGCTGA
- a CDS encoding RtcB family protein has product MLTGINKIGDLEWEVPIGYVPDMRVPGRFFLSRRLAETLEEGAVRQLANVATLPGIVKHSLAMPDIHWGYGFPIGGVAAFDMTEGVISPGGVGFDINCGVRLITTPLIEADLAGKKRELIERLFDAVPTGVGAKSAMRISNKDLTAVMVDGARWAVERGLGTEADLVRCEGEGAMPGADPGAVSAKARQRGLPQLGTLGAGNHFLEVQAAREIVDPEAAKAFGIAEGQVCFMVHCGSRGLGHQVATDHLRTLEGALPKYGIRLPDRQLACAPIDSPEGRAYYGGMVSAANYAWANRQVIMHEARKVFAHLFGIDYDEMRLIYDVAHNVAKFERHDVDGVSTEVCVHRKGATRAFGPGTPGVPGEYAAVGQPVIIPGSMGTSSYLLHGTTTAMQKTWGSTCHGAGRVLSRSKAKKEIRGKELRERLAGEGILVRAHSDSVLAEEAPDVYKPSGEVVRVVHEAGLSNVVARLDPLGVIKG; this is encoded by the coding sequence ATGCTTACCGGAATCAATAAGATCGGGGACCTCGAATGGGAGGTTCCTATCGGATACGTTCCCGATATGCGGGTGCCGGGGCGTTTTTTCCTCTCCCGGAGACTGGCGGAGACGCTCGAAGAGGGAGCCGTCCGCCAGCTCGCGAACGTCGCGACGCTCCCCGGGATTGTGAAGCACTCCCTTGCCATGCCCGACATCCACTGGGGATACGGGTTTCCCATCGGCGGCGTCGCCGCGTTCGATATGACCGAAGGGGTCATCTCCCCGGGGGGGGTCGGATTCGACATCAACTGCGGCGTCCGGCTGATCACGACACCCCTGATTGAGGCCGATCTCGCCGGCAAGAAACGAGAACTGATCGAACGGCTCTTTGACGCCGTGCCGACCGGCGTGGGCGCAAAGAGCGCCATGAGGATCTCGAACAAGGATCTCACCGCGGTCATGGTCGACGGCGCCCGGTGGGCGGTCGAGCGCGGGCTCGGCACCGAAGCCGACCTCGTCCGGTGCGAGGGCGAGGGAGCGATGCCGGGCGCCGACCCCGGCGCGGTCAGCGCCAAAGCGCGTCAGCGGGGTTTGCCGCAGCTCGGGACGCTCGGCGCCGGCAACCACTTCCTGGAGGTCCAGGCGGCGAGGGAGATCGTCGACCCCGAAGCGGCAAAGGCCTTCGGGATCGCCGAAGGGCAGGTCTGCTTCATGGTGCACTGCGGCTCACGCGGCCTCGGCCACCAGGTCGCGACCGATCATTTGCGGACGCTTGAGGGCGCGCTTCCGAAGTACGGGATACGTCTCCCCGACCGGCAGCTCGCCTGTGCCCCGATCGACTCCCCGGAAGGCCGTGCCTACTACGGGGGCATGGTCTCGGCCGCAAACTACGCCTGGGCAAACCGGCAGGTCATCATGCACGAAGCGAGGAAGGTCTTCGCACACCTCTTCGGGATCGATTACGACGAGATGCGGCTCATCTACGACGTCGCGCACAACGTCGCGAAGTTCGAGCGCCACGACGTCGACGGTGTCTCGACGGAGGTCTGCGTCCACCGCAAAGGCGCGACGCGGGCGTTCGGCCCGGGAACTCCGGGTGTCCCGGGGGAGTATGCCGCGGTCGGGCAGCCGGTGATCATCCCCGGGAGCATGGGGACATCATCCTACCTCCTCCACGGCACGACGACCGCGATGCAGAAGACGTGGGGGAGCACCTGCCACGGCGCGGGGAGAGTGCTCAGCCGGTCGAAGGCCAAGAAAGAGATCCGCGGCAAGGAACTCCGTGAACGCCTCGCGGGGGAGGGCATTCTGGTGCGTGCCCACAGCGACTCCGTCCTTGCAGAGGAGGCCCCTGATGTCTACAAGCCAAGCGGGGAGGTTGTCCGCGTCGTGCATGAAGCGGGCCTCTCGAATGTCGTCGCCCGGCTCGATCCGCTCGGGGTGATCAAGGGGTGA
- a CDS encoding DUF2111 domain-containing protein — protein MDTTMNQYVVSASSSARDLIPIVVCIHDLLGRLPVTARSRERPGVRVEDGEVIDEAYTGPILEEVLAENVTKRVRPPRGPYKGIPVVVAPVRDEDGSAIGAIGIVDLTGIFDLAGFMEQSTVIRRQVCGEDPCPLPTESPAAKR, from the coding sequence ATGGATACGACCATGAATCAATACGTCGTCTCTGCGTCTTCGAGCGCGCGCGATCTCATTCCGATCGTGGTATGTATCCACGATCTACTTGGTCGGCTGCCCGTTACGGCACGGTCCCGCGAACGCCCCGGAGTCAGGGTCGAGGACGGAGAGGTGATCGACGAGGCCTACACCGGCCCGATCCTCGAGGAAGTCCTGGCGGAGAACGTAACGAAGAGGGTCAGGCCGCCGAGAGGCCCGTACAAAGGCATCCCGGTGGTGGTGGCGCCGGTAAGGGACGAAGACGGCAGCGCAATCGGCGCAATCGGCATCGTCGACCTGACCGGCATCTTTGATCTGGCGGGTTTCATGGAGCAGAGCACGGTGATCCGGAGACAGGTCTGCGGCGAGGACCCGTGTCCGCTCCCGACCGAGTCGCCTGCAGCGAAAAGGTAA
- a CDS encoding biotin--[acetyl-CoA-carboxylase] ligase has product MKDTAINVLKILEESPGPVSGERIAEQLGITRSAVWKQIRELRRLGYEISSSRAEGYRLEEKTNRLLPYEINKMLRTRVIGRQIRHFESTASTGWIAKKLAAETDPEKLHGMVIIAEEQTGGVGRLGRAWVSPAGGIWITILLKPKIPLDHLFMITMAGSVAIARAIRKEYGISALIKWPNDIFIGDKKIAGLLLELTAEADTVHYALLGIGIDANISLTDLSPPLKDILTSLQAEVGHEVDRVALLARVLREFELRYQQLEDGEYDSIIREWKSLSMTIDQRVVIKTINKTFAGEAIDIDAHGALIIRKDNGKVERVIAGDCFQF; this is encoded by the coding sequence ATGAAGGATACGGCAATCAACGTATTGAAGATTCTCGAAGAATCGCCCGGCCCGGTATCGGGGGAACGGATTGCAGAGCAGCTGGGCATCACCCGGTCGGCTGTCTGGAAGCAGATACGCGAACTCCGGAGGCTGGGGTATGAGATATCGTCGTCCCGGGCGGAAGGCTACCGCCTCGAGGAGAAGACCAACCGGCTCCTTCCCTACGAGATCAACAAGATGCTCCGCACCCGGGTCATCGGACGGCAGATCCGTCACTTCGAGAGCACCGCCTCCACGGGCTGGATCGCGAAGAAACTTGCCGCCGAGACCGATCCTGAAAAATTGCACGGCATGGTGATCATCGCCGAGGAGCAGACCGGCGGGGTAGGAAGGCTCGGACGCGCCTGGGTCTCGCCCGCCGGCGGCATCTGGATTACCATTCTTCTGAAACCGAAGATCCCGCTCGACCACCTCTTCATGATCACCATGGCCGGGTCGGTCGCGATTGCCCGTGCCATCCGCAAGGAGTACGGCATCAGTGCGCTCATCAAGTGGCCCAACGACATCTTCATCGGGGACAAGAAGATCGCCGGCCTGCTCCTGGAACTTACTGCCGAGGCGGATACCGTGCACTACGCCCTCCTGGGGATCGGGATCGACGCGAACATATCGCTCACCGATCTCTCGCCTCCCCTGAAGGATATCCTGACCTCGCTCCAGGCGGAGGTCGGCCACGAGGTTGATCGCGTGGCGCTGCTTGCCCGGGTTCTCCGGGAGTTCGAACTGCGCTATCAGCAGCTCGAGGACGGCGAATACGACTCCATCATCCGCGAGTGGAAGAGCCTCTCCATGACGATCGACCAGCGGGTGGTCATCAAGACGATCAATAAGACCTTCGCGGGAGAGGCGATCGATATCGACGCCCACGGCGCCCTGATCATCCGGAAGGACAACGGGAAGGTTGAGCGGGTCATCGCCGGGGACTGTTTCCAGTTCTAG
- a CDS encoding DUF2551 domain-containing protein, which produces MRSPGELKKEIESRLKGYLSRDRDGIRHELLNLFVKVKSLTIPQIYEKLQERFSVSYHSIASMVGIIASRIGILHVRRNAEGTNSIYELKDQYVDVVANILVAT; this is translated from the coding sequence ATGAGATCGCCCGGTGAGCTCAAAAAAGAGATAGAATCTCGACTCAAAGGTTATCTCTCACGTGACCGGGATGGAATCCGGCATGAGCTGCTCAACCTCTTCGTCAAAGTAAAATCTCTCACCATACCCCAGATCTACGAGAAATTGCAGGAGCGGTTCTCGGTCAGTTACCACTCCATTGCGTCGATGGTAGGCATCATCGCATCCCGTATCGGCATCCTGCATGTGAGGCGGAACGCGGAGGGGACGAACTCCATCTACGAGTTGAAGGATCAGTACGTGGACGTGGTGGCGAATATCCTCGTGGCGACATAG
- a CDS encoding energy-coupling factor ABC transporter ATP-binding protein: MIRITDLRHRLLDVPDLAVDARHIAVIGPNGSGKTTLLSVCSGIEAPEAGSVRLLGRPPSAVKVGWVGEFPDRTLLFSRVYDEIAATPRFRHLPCPETDRMVRAAAGVVGIPHLLGKKIPALSGGEKALVALAAACAGDPEVLVLDEADSHLDGVTAERVRRVVQESAAAHVLWCTQSMDVAATADYVLFMENGRVRHHGTPEEVFSALEETCFYPTIWRVCR, encoded by the coding sequence ATGATCCGTATCACCGATCTCCGGCACCGGCTGCTCGACGTCCCCGACCTCGCGGTGGATGCGCGCCATATCGCCGTCATCGGGCCGAACGGGAGCGGCAAGACGACGCTGCTTTCGGTCTGCTCCGGCATCGAAGCGCCCGAAGCAGGATCGGTCCGGCTCCTCGGCCGTCCTCCGTCCGCCGTGAAGGTCGGGTGGGTGGGGGAGTTCCCCGACCGGACGCTCCTCTTCTCCCGGGTCTACGACGAGATCGCGGCGACGCCCCGGTTCCGTCACCTCCCCTGCCCCGAAACGGACAGGATGGTCCGGGCGGCCGCGGGAGTGGTCGGCATCCCGCACCTCCTCGGCAAGAAGATCCCGGCCCTCTCTGGCGGGGAGAAGGCGCTCGTCGCGCTGGCCGCCGCCTGCGCCGGCGACCCCGAGGTGCTCGTCCTGGACGAGGCCGACTCGCACCTGGACGGCGTGACGGCGGAGCGCGTCCGGCGCGTGGTGCAGGAGAGCGCCGCAGCCCACGTGCTCTGGTGCACACAGTCGATGGATGTTGCGGCTACCGCGGACTACGTCCTCTTCATGGAGAACGGCCGCGTCCGGCATCACGGCACGCCGGAGGAGGTCTTCTCCGCGCTCGAGGAGACGTGCTTTTACCCCACGATCTGGAGGGTATGCCGGTGA
- a CDS encoding aldolase has protein sequence MLDREFERIGKRLVMEGLVGANFGNMSVRGQGGFTITRTGAYLDAGEMPVFVPDAGDAPREASSEYRVHRAVYRETPHSAIVHAHPVHAVAASLDADLVRPADSEGGMLCPEIPVVTGNPGTDEIAENVAGALRDGHIVIVRGHGTFAAGKTLDEAYIYTSIAEYACRILFLSGRLRGVL, from the coding sequence ATGCTGGATCGGGAGTTCGAACGGATTGGAAAGAGGCTCGTTATGGAAGGGCTCGTCGGAGCGAATTTCGGGAACATGAGCGTGCGGGGACAGGGCGGCTTTACCATCACCCGGACCGGCGCGTACCTCGACGCGGGAGAGATGCCTGTCTTTGTGCCGGATGCGGGCGACGCCCCGCGCGAGGCCTCGAGCGAGTACCGGGTTCACCGCGCGGTCTACCGGGAGACGCCGCACTCCGCGATCGTCCACGCCCACCCGGTTCACGCCGTCGCCGCTTCGCTCGATGCCGACCTCGTTCGGCCGGCCGACAGCGAGGGAGGGATGCTCTGCCCTGAGATCCCGGTCGTCACCGGGAACCCTGGAACCGACGAGATCGCAGAGAACGTTGCCGGGGCGCTCCGGGACGGTCATATCGTCATCGTCCGGGGGCACGGGACGTTTGCAGCCGGAAAAACGCTCGACGAGGCGTATATCTACACCTCGATCGCCGAGTACGCCTGCCGAATCCTCTTCTTATCGGGGAGGCTTCGGGGAGTTCTGTAA
- a CDS encoding preprotein translocase subunit SecD, producing the protein MNGETIKTLIKDWRVALLLLLVVGSLVSIYLAPPNPEKGLEGNLQFGLDLQGGSWLQMEFQSVVVAYSTDGSAGDLIENLRTDLKTEVVQIDANHLEIRKSVTRADLEPIFAESGASIVTYQKGVSPFTADEVKRILNEKVNALGMQDARINLLTPTGSEYPQYVRIELAGVDMATAQEIVGTQGLFEIRVQTTGNESEHVLYGDQITSVGVPQKDYDGRWGVAFSLTDAGAEAFRKAAIESGAVNNPDAHNLVMILDNETVYSAPLSGELAGQLRTGPVRSLSASTGTGDAGLEDAMALQIHLRAGALPVKVDIVGSGSVPAALGEQFKMTVALAGLLALLTVGIVVYYRYREPAIVLPMVATNLAEIIILLGIARFIIQLDLATIAGLIAVVGTGIDQLVIITDEVLHEGRVPSRNLYMKRYGRALGIIAVAAATVVIAMLPLALMDLSTLRGFAIVTILGVLIGILVTRPAYGKIIMAILSK; encoded by the coding sequence ATGAATGGCGAAACCATCAAGACCCTTATTAAAGACTGGCGGGTCGCCCTGCTGCTCCTGCTGGTCGTCGGCTCCCTCGTCAGCATCTACCTCGCCCCCCCGAACCCGGAGAAAGGGCTTGAAGGGAACCTTCAGTTCGGCCTCGATCTCCAGGGCGGCTCATGGCTGCAGATGGAGTTCCAGTCAGTGGTCGTGGCCTACTCGACTGACGGGTCAGCCGGCGACCTCATTGAGAACCTGCGTACAGACCTTAAGACGGAGGTCGTCCAGATCGACGCGAACCACCTCGAGATCCGAAAGAGCGTCACCCGTGCCGACCTCGAACCGATCTTCGCGGAATCGGGCGCCTCGATCGTCACCTACCAGAAGGGCGTATCACCGTTCACCGCAGACGAGGTGAAACGGATCCTGAACGAGAAGGTGAACGCCCTCGGGATGCAGGATGCGAGGATCAATCTGCTCACCCCGACGGGGAGTGAGTACCCGCAGTACGTGCGGATAGAGCTCGCCGGCGTGGATATGGCGACGGCACAGGAGATTGTCGGCACCCAGGGCCTCTTTGAGATACGGGTCCAGACCACCGGGAACGAGTCCGAGCACGTCCTCTACGGCGACCAGATCACCAGCGTCGGCGTGCCGCAGAAGGACTACGATGGCCGCTGGGGCGTCGCGTTCTCGCTCACCGATGCGGGTGCGGAGGCCTTCCGGAAGGCTGCCATCGAATCCGGAGCGGTCAACAATCCGGACGCTCACAACCTCGTGATGATCCTCGATAACGAGACCGTCTACAGCGCCCCCCTCTCCGGAGAACTTGCGGGACAACTCCGGACGGGCCCGGTCAGGTCGCTCTCCGCGAGCACCGGCACCGGCGACGCCGGGCTTGAGGATGCGATGGCGCTCCAGATCCACCTGCGGGCCGGCGCACTGCCGGTGAAGGTGGATATCGTCGGCTCCGGCTCCGTTCCCGCGGCGCTCGGCGAGCAGTTCAAGATGACGGTCGCCCTTGCCGGGCTGCTCGCACTGCTCACGGTGGGAATCGTCGTCTACTACCGCTACCGTGAACCTGCGATCGTTCTCCCGATGGTCGCGACCAACCTTGCGGAGATCATCATCCTGCTCGGAATCGCCCGGTTCATCATCCAGCTCGACCTCGCCACCATCGCCGGTCTGATAGCGGTGGTGGGTACCGGCATCGACCAGCTCGTCATCATCACCGATGAGGTTCTCCACGAAGGGCGTGTTCCGTCGCGGAACCTTTACATGAAACGCTACGGACGGGCGCTCGGTATCATCGCCGTTGCCGCCGCGACGGTCGTCATCGCCATGCTCCCGCTGGCGCTGATGGATCTCTCCACCCTCCGGGGCTTCGCCATCGTCACCATACTTGGCGTCCTGATCGGCATTCTCGTGACACGGCCAGCGTATGGGAAGATTATCATGGCGATCCTCTCGAAATAA
- a CDS encoding thioredoxin family protein yields MGKPVLMDFFAEWCGPCHQQSPIIDELKAKMGDRVDIRKIDVGIDSEQTRQYAAKYDIQFVPTLVIEKDGNLVRKLVGVQDLGTLESILKPLVEQ; encoded by the coding sequence ATGGGAAAACCGGTTTTAATGGACTTTTTTGCCGAGTGGTGCGGTCCGTGCCACCAGCAGTCACCGATCATCGACGAGCTCAAAGCAAAGATGGGCGACCGGGTCGACATCCGAAAGATCGACGTCGGTATCGATTCCGAACAGACACGGCAGTATGCCGCCAAATACGACATCCAGTTCGTACCGACGCTTGTCATCGAGAAAGACGGGAATCTCGTCCGGAAGTTGGTGGGCGTCCAGGACCTCGGCACACTCGAAAGTATCTTAAAACCGCTGGTGGAGCAGTGA
- a CDS encoding protein translocase subunit SecF: MEFSGYDINKYSPRQMVALPLLLLLLAGVVLGYTMLTTGLPLTPGIDFAGGTAVTVFTSDSRETIEATFAGYPLLSVGEGVGNGKYIQFGPMDDAQFQSLTALINERYPDAKVDQIGETFGKTLQSQAFLAMIFSFIGMAVVVLIAFRSVVPAGAVVLAAFADIVITAGVMQIIGIPLSLGTTAALLMLIGYSVDSDILLTTRLLKRKGKLEEKLFGAFRTGIIMTTTTLAAIAAMWVVATAGHIQIISEIASVLLIGLFVDIMNTWMLNAGILKEYILRGNKR, translated from the coding sequence ATGGAATTTTCCGGATATGACATCAACAAATACTCTCCGCGGCAGATGGTAGCGTTGCCCCTCCTCCTCCTCCTCCTTGCCGGGGTCGTGCTTGGCTACACCATGCTCACCACCGGCCTGCCCCTGACACCGGGCATCGACTTTGCGGGAGGAACGGCGGTCACGGTCTTCACATCCGACAGCAGAGAGACGATCGAGGCAACGTTCGCCGGGTATCCGCTCCTATCGGTAGGTGAGGGTGTCGGGAACGGGAAATACATCCAGTTCGGCCCGATGGACGATGCCCAATTCCAGAGCCTCACCGCGCTCATCAACGAGAGGTATCCCGATGCAAAGGTAGACCAGATCGGCGAGACATTTGGCAAGACGCTCCAGAGTCAGGCCTTTCTCGCCATGATCTTCTCGTTCATCGGCATGGCCGTCGTGGTACTTATCGCGTTCCGTAGCGTGGTGCCGGCGGGTGCGGTCGTCCTCGCGGCCTTCGCCGACATCGTCATCACCGCCGGGGTCATGCAGATCATCGGCATCCCGCTCTCCCTCGGGACAACGGCGGCCCTGCTGATGCTTATCGGTTACTCCGTCGATAGCGACATCCTGCTGACGACGCGCCTCCTGAAGCGGAAGGGGAAACTCGAAGAAAAACTCTTCGGTGCGTTCAGGACCGGGATCATCATGACGACCACGACGCTTGCGGCCATCGCCGCGATGTGGGTCGTCGCCACGGCGGGACATATCCAGATCATCAGCGAGATCGCGAGCGTCCTTCTCATCGGGCTCTTTGTGGACATAATGAACACCTGGATGCTGAACGCCGGAATTCTGAAAGAGTACATCCTCCGGGGGAATAAGAGATGA
- a CDS encoding biotin transporter BioY — MIHRARILAYSGTFIALIAAGSWISIPLPPVPLTLQTLFVLLSGIVMKRYGAIPVALYVLLGAAGLPVYHNGTAGLGVLLGPTGGFLIGFIPAALVAGLAYEHKSPTARVAGLIAATVLTYAFGVAWLACSASLSLYQAILVGVAPFAVGEVVKVAAAYTIGKRVA; from the coding sequence ATGATCCACCGGGCCCGTATTCTCGCCTACAGCGGTACGTTCATCGCGCTGATCGCCGCCGGGAGCTGGATCTCCATACCGCTTCCCCCGGTTCCGCTCACGCTCCAGACCCTTTTCGTCCTGTTATCCGGGATCGTCATGAAACGGTACGGGGCGATCCCCGTCGCTCTCTACGTCCTCCTCGGGGCGGCAGGTCTCCCGGTCTACCACAACGGCACGGCGGGCCTCGGGGTGCTTCTCGGGCCCACGGGCGGGTTCCTGATCGGTTTCATCCCCGCCGCACTCGTCGCCGGGCTCGCCTACGAACATAAGTCGCCGACCGCGCGGGTCGCGGGGCTGATCGCGGCGACCGTTCTCACCTACGCCTTCGGCGTCGCATGGCTCGCCTGCTCGGCATCGCTCTCGCTTTACCAGGCCATCCTGGTCGGCGTTGCCCCGTTCGCCGTCGGCGAGGTCGTGAAGGTCGCGGCCGCCTATACCATAGGAAAACGGGTGGCATGA